The bacterium genome includes the window CAGCCGTATTCGACAGCAAGCTGCCGCATCAATTCGTGGCCTGCATGTGGACGTCGAGGCGTCGAAGGGAGCTTGCAGAACGTGCCGCCGAGTTCGACGGCGCATTGGTCCTTGGATGCGATGCAATGGTTGAGGCCGTACGTGACTCCATAGAGTCTACCGAGTGCCGTGTGATCCAAGGCATGGAAATAGAAGGCCTGATGAACGTCCTTCCGAAGGTGAGCTTTCCGTTCAACTTGTCGCTCGAGTTGCAGGGCGTAACCGCTGTAAAATCAGTAGAATAAACACAAGAAGTGGCGAAGGAGTAGGTCGGTGCAGCGAGTCCTGATCATCGGCGCGACGGGTCTGCTCGGAGGACCCGTGGCGAGGGGGTTGTGGCACGTTTTTCACGATGTCATCCCGATCTGTCATGGGCTGTTCGGGTGTGATCATCAGATGCATGCTGGATGAGGCTCTGTGGAAGGCACGCTTCTCGAGATCTACGTTCCGGCGGAATAGATCGCGGCCACGCTCGGGGCTCGCAACCGGTAGAGCTGGATATCGGCCTTCTCCAGGTGGTGCTCAACGTGGCAGACAAGACCCCGGGTACAGGGCCTCGCTGGGTGAGCTCGGACAATCTAGAATGGCTTGTCAGGTACCTTTAGTGGTCCATGAGAAGCTACTCGCTCGGCGGCAGCTTTGACTGACGAGGGTCAGCGGCGTCCCGTTCTGCTTTTGGTCGATGCCCTCAACCTGATTCGGCGGGTCTACGCGGCCCAGCCTGGTGAGGACGGACCGGAACGGTCAGAGGGCGCACGAGTTTCGAGCGTGCAGTCGCTACGGCGCGGCCTGCGCGAGAGTGCGCCGACACACGCCGTTTGTGTGTTCGATGGCGAGGGACGAAGCTGGCGTCACGAGCTCTATCCCGCCTACAAAGCGGGACACGCCCCGATGCCCGATGCGCTCGGCGCCGCTCTCGAAGGCTACCGCGAGGCCTTCCGCGAGCTCGGAGTTGCTTCGCTTTGCAGGCCTCGACTCGAAGCGGACGACGTCATTGCCACCATCGCCTGCAAAGCGGTCGCGGCCGGCGCCTCGGCGATCATTCTGTCGACCGACAAGACTTTCCTGGGGCTGCTGCCACACGGTGTCCAGGTGCGGGACCATTTCAGAGGTGCCGACTTGGATGTGCGGGACGT containing:
- the xni gene encoding flap endonuclease Xni, with protein sequence MTDEGQRRPVLLLVDALNLIRRVYAAQPGEDGPERSEGARVSSVQSLRRGLRESAPTHAVCVFDGEGRSWRHELYPAYKAGHAPMPDALGAALEGYREAFRELGVASLCRPRLEADDVIATIACKAVAAGASAIILSTDKTFLGLLPHGVQVRDHFRGADLDVRDVIEKFGVRPEQLGDFLALAGDRGNNINGVPGIGPKTAGELLSRFETLEDTLQAASDLEGKLGERLRDHAATARLCRTLVGLRTDLALGTNLSELRYLSSDMQGRNRLQNH